The genome window CCAGACCCACAAGTGTTGGAACAAGGTTACTCACAGGCCTCTTAAGTagaggacaaaaaaaccaaccaaccacctTTTCTCCAAAGCAGTCCATCAATACATTGACCAGAACTGAACAGAGAAATATCCTAGTAAAACAACCAAGCAGATCCACAGGCCATTTTTCACAATCAGTGGCTGCACAAGCAATGCTGGCCTAACGGCcatagaaatggaaattttgctATAGCACTGTGACCCTTCCCAGATTTTAGCATTTAGTGGTTGAAGGGAATTCCTCACATCACTGCATCCCAGCCCTGACCATTGGAGAAGCACAAATACCACAACTGGATCAACTCTTGCCCTGTGCAGAGAGCTGCCCACAGAATAGCCCAACAGACCCCTAGCTTCTGCTTGTTTTATAGTTCTGTGGAAACTGGAATTATTGCTCTAGCTCCACAAAAATAACCCTGCCCTTGGTTTAATGAGATGTCATGGTCCAGAGCAGGGTTTTATGCATCACACGTGGTTGGAAAAGGCTcgctgcatttttcttttggcttaGGGTCATTTCAAAATACCAGAATCTGCACAGGGAGGATTAAGATGCCAGATAAAGCAGGCTGTGCACAGAGCAGTCCCTTACCTACAAAACTGTGGGCTGCAGCTTTACCTTTAAAAGGCTTCACTCCTTAAACACATAAGCTAAACTTGCTTACTCTCATCTTGCTCATGGGGAAGGCAAATACTGACTTTGCTATAAATCAAGTCCATccatcttctctctccctctgccccatgAGCACAGGCATAAACTGCTGCAGCCTGGACATTTATGTGCTACAACTGCCACATCTTGCTCCAGATGATGAAGAGCAGCTGATCCTCCTAGGCACAGGCTGAGTAACAATTTCACAGATGTCAAGTCTGTGCTTTATTTGTAGATCTTTCAGAAGACGATCCAAAATTAACAGATCAATTTCCCGGCTCGATGCTCTGCCTTGTTTATCTCATAACCTTCTAGAAGAAAGAAGCCAAAGCAAGCTATCCTCACCTGATGGCCACAGATCTGGCCATATATCAAGGACTTTGGGAAATGTCCTGAGCTTGCATAACACGGGTTAAAAAGAACTAGCATCTTCTACAGAGTGGGAGACAGGTGGAAGGCACAGATAACAAGCATCTCTCTTTAACTTGAAGCATTTATAAGCCAGACTCCACTTAGACACAAGAAGATAATTAGGAAATACTCATCAAAATATACCAGCATtgctgagtttattttaaactctgtcagatgttttccttcctgagaGTCACTCTTGGAACAATATCTCAGGGAACTAAACGCTGGCACAAGCTGCCGAACTGACAGGGTGAGAAGCAAAGCGCCGGCACGGCGTGGgtgggacagcagcagctgtgcatgCTTCCCCGCACAGCCTCAACCAGCAGCCCCAGAGACCGGGGCCAGCGCACGATGGCACAGGTCAGCCAGCATAACCATCGCTCTGAGGTTACCACAAACTGCCCACGTCTCCTGGCAGAATTACAGCGGCAAAAATTCAAAATGAGGGTGAACCGAGTATACAGCCAGAGACTTGTGAGCAGATCTAGGCAAGCTCAACACACACTGCATCCTAGTCTCTGGCATCAGCTTTGGCCTCCCACCATCCTCTTCATCAGGGCAGCAGTTGCTTTCCCATCTTCTTCCACCTTTCTTTACAAGCGTCACATTTATGCCCTCCACATCTGGCCAGCAAATCCTAGCCTGAGGAGCTCACCGTGCAACCCCCTCAGAACACTGCTCCCTTGCAAGCCTGCATGCTCAGATACGGCCACTTCCTCTAACAGAAGGCAGAAGCCTTTTCACAGACATTTCCCTCATCCCACTCAATGGCTGTCCCCACCAACAGTCCAATTTCTTCTCAGAGATCACAGAGgtcagtttttttcctccatgcaACCTGGtaaaaaaagtatattatttctggaaacaaaTTAGGAGATAGCTCTGTTCGTACAAAGAATACCTATAGTAAATGCTTGCACTTGAGATGTTCATATCAAGAAAATCAAGGAAGATACCCAGCCCTGGACAACAATCTCCTTGACCCACCACTGTAAGGTCAAATAGTGATAAAGAACACCAGACCATGCCCTGGAGGTTAACCGTCTAGGGGATACATGGGAGTTATCTAAAAGATCCATGTGAAATGTAAGGGAggcttcacacacacacacaggatGAGGAAGCTGCAGACCAGAGACATCATTCATGTTCAACCTGCCAGTCACACATCCATCTCTGACAAAgctgcccagcactgctggtTCAGGAAGGCTTAAAGTGCATCTCCGTTGCCTTTTGTAGACAGGAGCTTTGTCCACTGCTCAGGCCAGCCCTGACTGTCTTCCAAGCCTATGTTACTACCCTGGCAATGAACCCAAGTGAACACGCACAGTACGGCTGCTTGGCATACATACAGAGAGCTCATACCTGCCTAGAAAATGCCACAGACATGACTTCATTTGACGTTATAGGCAGTAATGCTGGAGGGGTAAAAGCTCACTGTGTTAAAAGTTGGCTTCCCTGCTAGCTCTCACATGCCTATAATGAAACAGACCCACTAGTTCATCTTACAGACCTCCGACAAGACTCTGGGAACAATTTCTAGGCTCTGCTCAATTGGGATGGATTCAAACCATCTGCTGAGACATGGGCTGAGTCCTGACTTCAGTGAACCAGTCACCGTTCACCCCAACTCCACTATCGCTACCGCTTTCCAGCCTTCAGCTTGCCATCACCCGACAATCAGATCATCATTCCTAAAGGACACAGTCccattttctttgtgcttccATTCCACATACAGTGTTGTTCACCAGATCAGGTGAAGGAAAATGCCCCCCTCTTTTTGCAGCCTAATGAGGAAATGAATTCCtgaatatgttttttatttcGCTTAATCTGATGTTCCTGTCTGGCTCCAGGGTTTTAGTAAAATAACATTATTGTAAGCTTTTATAATCATTTACATGTTGAATGCAAGTAAGATCTACTTCTGGCCACACCAGTTAAGATTTTTTGATTGTTTATCTAAAAGCTCTCGGAACCTTTGTACATAACAAgctgaggcagggaaggaaaagactCTAACATGACTTCCTCTTACTAAAAGCCTGAGAAAAACCCTGCCTAAAACCCCTGCCGTTATTGGCAGTCTTGGTAGTGCAATGCATTGTGTGCTTGAGGCCTGACAATCCTAGTTTAGAGTTTCTCATTCAAATGAATGTGCTTATTTCAACATTTatataagttttaaaaataccccTGCCCGGCACTGATGGGCAATGATTTTTCTCAGGCAGGGCTGTTAACCAGTTTCAGAGGATGCCTTTAACAAACTAACAACGGGGTTAAGAGTATCAGGATAAAAGCAGTGCAGAAGCTGTGCCTCCAGTGACAACAGCAGAGGCTTGGAAGCCAGGACTCCTCCGTTGCTGGCTCTGCCACGGATGCGTTTCACAGCTTCAAGCCATTCCCTTCACCTTTGCTGGAGTCTGCCCAATTTGTACAACCTGGGTGGTCACCATCAATCACCCCAAAGCTTCTTCAGCTTTCCAGGGAAAGGATGCTGAAAGTGCAAAGATTTAACAGTACTTCCATCCAGCCTCAGGTGCCAGCACATACCCCAAGTCCCTAAGCCAGCTGCCACTTGCCAGAAATACCCATGAAGGGTTACTTGTAGAAACAATGTCCACAGtgcttaaaaatcagaaagagattttcttttatttgacaTCTGACAAAACTGTTAACCTCAGAAGAATGGCTGGAGTgtctataaaacaaaaaacctccacaaCTGTGCCACGTAAAAGTCAGGGAGACTTAGCAGACTAAGTGCAGGTGCTCCCACACTTcagtcctggctctgccactgGTTTAATATGTAAGCTTCACCAGGTCATTTCATCTCTGCAAGAAACTCATGATGTGCAACAAAGACCAGTTAATATATGTAGAGTGCTCCAGAGAGCTGTGTGCAGCCCATTATGAAACTGGGACAAGCAGACCAAgggagaagaatgaaaaattcaacacgaaaacaaaacctaaaactCTTACTTTTTGCTTCCACTGCCATCCCCGTAACAATGTAGACTTCTGGAGTCTAAAGCTGGGTGCTGACACTCCACGCAGACAGTGTGGCCCTCCCTGAGATACTGCATCCAGTGAGTGTACGAGTGGTGGCTCTGCAAGCAGCCCGGCGTGATGGCCACAAGCTGGAATTCAACACAGTACCTGCAACCAAAATAACCCAGTAGGTTAGTTCAATAACCAGATTAGAGCCCTCCAAGGGACTGGAAGAGCTAGACTAAACTGGGTGACCATAGACCactaattaagaaaaacaagaaaacaaacaaacaaaaaaaccccacacccaaGGTCATAAAAACCAGAACATATGGCGTACCTGCACTTTGACAAGGTTAAATGGGCAATAAAActactttgctgctgttttcaactGACATATCAAAAAATATCAGGTATTACTGGCACCTGTTTTTACAAATAGAGACACATACTGGTCAAGCGTTTGACTAAAGCCAAAAAACCTGAACGGACAGGTCTTCTGATTCCGATTCCAAGCCTGGTATCCACTTGCTGAACCACACTTTCTCTGTCATCTACTCTCAGTTACTTATAACGGGTTTTGTAGAGCAACTTGCAACAGGAGCTAAGATTCGGTCTGTAGAGGTTTTCCCTGTGATGATCTCCCTTCTAAGAGACAGAGCGAGCTTGTCAAATCTCAGTGGGAGGACTACCAGATTGACACAGCACTTCTGCCCTGCCCAgacttttctgtgcttctgatTTTAACCAAACCTGAGAGGAAAGCCCAAAAGAACTGGCCTTGTTTGGAGGGGAAAACCAAGGAAATTTAGTAATTGTCTATAGACACAGAAGAGAATTGGGTTCTAGTCTAGTCTGGTTCTGCATCAGTCATCACGGGGATTTCCAAACACCTTCAAGTAGCACACTGAACCACGTGAGCAGTTTGCTTCCTTGTCTTATCTGAGGGAAAGACAGCAAGGATAAATATGCGTGCAATAGACCCAtgctcacattttttaattttacaggaaGACTCAACTAATGAGGAGTCAAAGGGAGGCTCAGGGTGAACAGATGCTCTTTCCTTCAGACACTTAAGTGAGGAAGACGGATGCACCCACGCACTATGGGAATACTTATACGTACAACAGCATGTGGGGAAATAAATCAACAAGTGCATGGCTGCTTCATGCTGCAAGAGCAGCTCTGGGAAGCTCCACACAGTGTTTACAGGAATGGCAGCACTCGACAAGAAACAGGCAAACCACCAGGGACTGCACTAAGAATCCCTGGCGAATAACTATCTTGCGAAGCTGTGTACGAGGGTTTACAGGATGGAAGATAACCTTTCCCATCAGCACTGCGTCGCTGGTAGCGATGACCCCAACCGGGTAAGAAGAGGACTGGGAAGGCTGATGCTAGCTCCCCTGTGTTTGAGGCACCAGcccagaggcagagcagcacacaCAGAGATGGCTGTGTCTCAAAAGGTAAAATGCAACAGAGCTTTCCACACAGCCCTGCCTGTACCTGTGCTGTGGAACAGTGCTACAGGGAAAACAGGCAGTATTACAGCCAAGGGGCGCTTAAATGGGAGAGAGATGTGCTTCCCATGCAACAAGATAGCAAACTCTGCCCCCTGAGAATTTACCCCATTTAAGTAAAAAAGTGCAAACTGCACCAGATTCCACATTGGGAAGAGCTGAAGTGAATGGTCTTTGGCTTTTTGATCACACAACCTTAAACAGCAGCGATGCCATGAACAAAGAGCTGAATTTCAGTCTTGTACTGGCCTTGCATCAAGGCAGACCCACAACCTTCAGATGCATGGCAGATACTGCTGTCGCTGAGGGGAGAGCAGCACCCTGCTAGTGAAGTGCCACccttctgctggaaaacaccAATTCTGATCAGCAAAAAGCTGGGCCCAAAACTGCAACCGGACAGACACTGAAGGTGGACTATGACTGAGGCCCTGTGCTGAGCCTCCGACTTACCCTGCTCTTTCATTGCCGTCAGctgcagctctttttttcctcgCTTTTCCAAACCCTCCTGTTGTTATTAATGCCGGGACTGTGTATATCAAAGAGAAAGAGTACATAGTGTAAGCGGCAATACTGCACTAAGGCTGTTTACATCTGCAAAACAGTACGATAGGCCTTTAATGTCATATAGTTTTATCTTCAGCAGGAGACAAAAACAGTTcaaactttgtattttcatattatCCGTGACCATCAACcatttcactgaaaagagaATCTGTATTGTTGCCAGATTTTTGCCTGAGCAGAGTAAGCCTACTTATCAGGCACACCCAAAAGACAGTGGGGAGGCAATATTCACTTAATACTAACTTCCCATAGGTTTGAAGGAGTCGGTTGTAGCCAACATCCAGACTGGACAGATTTTGACACCAAAATACCAGCAAAAATGACAAGCCATTCTTCTAAAAATCAGTAAAGTTATGTCAGGAAAAGCTGATTTGAACAAAATGAAATCAGGCGTTTTCTCCAGAAACTGGCTGGAGATCTCTGCCTGCACTCTGCTCCAGTGCAAAGAATTCATATCTTGCCTTTGATGAGTGTTGCTCCTTCATGACTTTTTGCAGATGactcataaaattaaaaaaatatatataaaaaagaagaaaaaaaaaaagcgctcAACACCCACTTACAGAAGTTTTAAACAGGCATAAATCTACCAACTCTAACAAAATCACCAGAGGTTTACACTTGTATAAGCGAGATCACAACAGGCCTGTAACATTTCACTTTTGAAACACAGCAGATCACAGCAAACAGCAGGCACTACTTTCAAATACTGTCCCGGGAAGGATATCTCTAAGGCCCTGTGTGAAGAGCTCAGTTCTCAATTACACCAGACAGGCCCAGAGCAAACATGCTGGTGTCTGAAAACAACCCTTTGCAAACACAGTAAAGAAAGATCAGCTCTGCTGACCCAAGCAAGAGTCCTCCCTCCGATTACCCAGACACTTACATTTTCAGCGGACTTACTCAGGGACTGTTTGCACTCTGTTCCTTGCTGAGTCCAGTACTCCACGCAGCCAGCCCTCTCCTCAAGAGGAGGGCATGCCTCTCCTCCATTCCTGGGCTCCCGGATGACGTGCCTCCTCCGAACACGATACGTTGTCTTGCAAGGCTCTGCGCAGCCACTCCAGACACTCCACTGAGATACGACACAGGGGATAACTGGAGGAAGAGTAACAAACAGGGATGTGGAAGGTTACAGAAATGATGCCAGTGATGTGCCTTCTCCAGAAAAGACACTTCTTGACATCGCTCAGTACAACCTTCCTTATTTCACACCTGTCCCACAGTTGTGTTGGGCAGTTCCCACTAGCTCTGCTCCCAGGAAATTACCTGCCCAGAAGCTCCAGTTGTCCAGGCTAGCCTATGTGGGGCTACTCACCTCCCTTTCCTACACCACTGCAAGCCTCCCCCTCAAACTGGGACCTGCACTGGATGAActgagaaaagttttaaaattagacAAGGTCAAGTTGAGTGGTAGGGGAAGAGCAGAATAAAGAGCAGGAGGAAGCGGAGGGTGTAGAGCCTTCATGCAAATAAGGCCCGAAATCTTACTGACGTCTCTTGTGAGATATCACACAGCAAATGATGACCAGCCATGGAGTTTGGACCATCACATGGCAAGCTGGAGTTGAGTTCAAGAATCACAATGAAATACAATGGTTTCTACTTTGTACATGTTGGAACCAACCCCAAAATATTCTGAGGATGTGACTCATGACTTTAAATTTTGGGAACTTGCACTAAGTAATGCTTCAAAAATCTTCACATCATTGAGCATCCCTACTTGTTCTCACACAGTATTCACAGTGCTAAACTCCTAAGTTTTGGCCTCCATGCAGCCAAAGAAATGTCTTCTTTCAGCACTCAACATCCCATTTATTCGGTCTGAAACACACTGGTACCACTCCGTGTCACATATCCCCTTTTGTGATCTCTTCCCCATGACCATGCCCATAATTGAGTTTCATAGGATTGAATCTTTGGAGAGAACTATCAAGAATAACACAGGAATCACTCAAGCACAAGAGCATTCACCTCCTGGTCTCTCTCAAAGGCAACCTAGAACCATAGCCCATGATATACTTGGTCAGTTCTATTTAACCAACACAACCTAACCATCAAGAACAATACCTTTGGAGAAAAACACCTGCAGGTCAGCctagactctttttttttttttccccaaaaaaatTTTCTTAGCTGGCTACAGTCCCTCTCCTTGCATTTCTGTATCTTGTGACTGAGCTGGGCCAGTGTATGACAGTACACCACACCAGCACTTCTAAGGACATCAAACTTCAGTCATACCAGTGAACAGGTGTCTTATCAGGTTTCCTACTTTGCTGGTTTGGCCATTGGGTGCCTCACACACCCAGTGACCAGCT of Aquila chrysaetos chrysaetos chromosome 3, bAquChr1.4, whole genome shotgun sequence contains these proteins:
- the LOC115339888 gene encoding somatomedin-B and thrombospondin type-1 domain-containing protein-like isoform X2; protein product: MNCVMRAVAWLCSTLPEPLASKNVIPCVVSQWSVWSGCAEPCKTTYRVRRRHVIREPRNGGEACPPLEERAGCVEYWTQQGTECKQSLIPALITTGGFGKARKKRAAADGNERAGYCVEFQLVAITPGCLQSHHSYTHWMQYLREGHTVCVECQHPALDSRSLHCYGDGSGSKKNQLLHWQAVGNAQCKGTWKRIRQLDTCSCPSVHSFLFI
- the LOC115339888 gene encoding somatomedin-B and thrombospondin type-1 domain-containing protein-like isoform X1; translation: MAGCPRWAALLALLALPALPRRANAGCAARGLCCPGRDPACLSVGWRPDGSHGPCYCDQACARTLDCCHDYAEACPVIPCVVSQWSVWSGCAEPCKTTYRVRRRHVIREPRNGGEACPPLEERAGCVEYWTQQGTECKQSLIPALITTGGFGKARKKRAAADGNERAGYCVEFQLVAITPGCLQSHHSYTHWMQYLREGHTVCVECQHPALDSRSLHCYGDGSGSKKNQLLHWQAVGNAQCKGTWKRIRQLDTCSCPSVHSFLFI